The genomic segment agaatttgaaagtaaattttttgttgtttatttgagtggattttggaggtaagtgagagtggatttggaagtaaatttttttaatctgtcacatcaatcaaattctacactaattctcacaaactttacttccaaattcactctcacttacttccaaaatccactcaaataaacaacaaaaaaattaacttcaaatcctctcaaatccattcaattacTCTCCCTCTAATTCATTCAAGTTTATACACAAAAGTATATGCATTTTACACCTTTTTTCTATTCATGCATGAGTATCAATAAATTtgtgtattttatattaaaatttatgattctTTTTATCACACCTTTAATATGTTTAGTAGGTAGCTCAATAATCTAGAAACATGTCTTCCTTAATAAGTTTGACATTGAGGATGTGTTTCACAAATAGGTATGAAAAACAAGTCTAATATTGGAGGTATTGGTgaaatttgtttcaatttcGATGGAAAATTCATGTATTCATCAATTTAGGTATAggtaatatctaatttttttaaattatacaataatgGAGATAATATGTACATATTATCTTGTTTTATTATCCTTGTCCTTACACTCATTCTTatccttatatttatttttattttaaattactacgATACTTTTCCTTAATTTCATAACCTTTCTGTATTTTCTCTCAGATTGTTCAAACTCACAAAGTTCACTTAaacttttaagatatttttccttttattacaatattattgcacaatttactttttatgtgttttggCTAAATGGTGTATTGCATTAGAAaacacaaatttcaattttgttaaataaaatggTCACATTTGAttgtatctattttttttaatatgttttttgtaAGAATGTTTGACACGTTCAATCTCTTAAACCCTGGTTTAGGTAACATgaatagtttattattttgttctcttttgacccttagttttaatttgtttcGTTTTGTTAGAATAACTTTTGTTTCTCTACAAAAGTTTTCATTCTCTTTAATTGTAACTTGTTAACTTGTTCGATATctactaaatttattatttttaagtactTTTCCTCTTattataactttaattaaactatatattttttatttcgcAAGCAATACTGTATTGCATAATACAATGCTCAATTTTACTGAATCAACACATtcgatattttttttacttttttctttaattatttgatatctACCAACTTATTATTccatacttttatttaatatttatgtaattacaatttctttattaatatttaacatagaaaaaaagaaaacatctttttaatattaaatcattcaccatatcatatttattttactttaattttttaaaatattaatttatatttaaaacactaaaatgtaacaaagagagataaaaataattttttacttagCAAATAGAAACAACAATAAAACTCACACCCACCCTTATCTCTCATCCCTGTTAAATGTGTTTGACCAACATTAGTCCATTTTACcatctaaaataattaactgTCTTTGTTAAACTtggaattaaaaattatttgagcaattttattattgaaaaacaaTTGAAATATCAATCTGGTCACCTAATTGACATTGAATTAGTtgtcaaattataattttgaactaTTGCATGATATTGGtatttcatataataaataattttaaaaaatagcgCAGATTCACACCTttgcaaaataaaatttaaacttacaTAAGATTTAAGTAGCATAAATTCTTTAAATTGAATATCCAACAAAGAAATTCATATAATgagttttcaataaataaataaaatgttttgtttaGAAATTTGTTATTGCAACTTTTCATCAAAAATAGGAATATGTATATACGTCACTGTTTTGACTGATATTGGAAACTACAGCTACcctaaataaaacaaaacattattttcattgaggattccttatataattttattttttactggatactataaaattatttaagtctaatatttgtatttaaaaaagttgtttattatatttataaatttacaagtaaactttaaatatttatcttgtATTGTAGTGTGCAAAAGTACCAGTTATAATATACACTAAACTTTGTATAATCTGGGTTCTATTCAACTGAGGGAGGCTTCACTGAAATGTGCACCTATCTGGTGTCAAACAGATACAACCTGTTCGTCATTTTAAGTTGATTTTCCTTTGTCATGTTGAAACAAATCATGTGATATGATAAACGTAACATGATTTGATTTGCTCCTTTGCTTCAAGATAATGCTTTTCATCTGGGCTATCTATGAGAGAAAAGTATGGAGTCATGGAAGCCTTtttcattcactttttttatatattcactGTTATATCTTTCGTGTCAAAGTGGTGTTGATTGTTGATCCAATTTCTCATTATGTGCTCTTTGACTGTTTCTAGTTTCCATTGGTTGTCGGTTGATCAACTACTGAATAGCAGAAGAAAAGTGGTAAACTTGTGTAAGCGAATTTCATTGTTTGAGAGGAAGTCGCTCTCAAGAATCATGTCccttttaatgttattttctgGTATAAGGTACAGATTATTGCTTGCACTGTATCTGTTCTTTCAATTCAACTGTGTTTCTTTAGCTCTGCACTGCTTTATGACTTTGATTCAACTTGGATGAAGTTTACCTTGTTTTACTAGTTGTGGTAGACATTGGATTCATGATAATTGAAGAGGCCATGTTCTTTTATGCTTTCAGGAATGCTCTGACAGATGATGAATTAGGCCTGGAAATACTGCATATTTCACTCCCTACAACTCTGGCTTTGGCAGCAGATCCTATTGCTTCTCTAATTGATACTGCATTCATCGGCCATATAGGTTTGATTTACATTTATGATGTTTTCTGCTGACTAGTAATGCTACCTGTTTGGGGATTTTCGCTTTTCATATGCACAAGTGGTGTCTAAAGTCCAGTTTAGGCTTACAAGGAGATATTGGTTGGAGATTTGACCTTATGAAGTTTCATATTTGAGGAAAAATTTAGGTGTCCACAAGGATTCTCTTGTGTCCGTTAAAGCGGTGAACAGCAAAAGATTATCCCATTAGGGATGAAACAATGCTAAATATTTCCATGAACTGTTAGAAGAACTATAGCTTTTACTGTAGGAATTAccctttcataatttttttgtcCATTTTCCAGTTACTAGCTTGCCATTGACTGCATTTATTGCTATTTTGTAGGTCCTGTGGAGCTTGCTGCTGTGGGAGTCTCCATTGCTATTTTCAATCAAATCtcaaaaattacaataattccACTTGTCAGTGTTACAACCTCTCTGGTTGCTGAGGAAGATGCTGCTGAACAAAGTCATCAgtcagaaaaagaaattatgctACAGGAATCTGTTGTAAATGTAAAGGTGGATATAGAAGACAAAACtggtatatatatttttcaaggaTAAACAACCAttcaaatttatgaatttgtatTTATGGATCATTCAATTGAAGCTTTTCTGGTTTACTCTATaagtattaattttaattttatttacattttgaaGGCAACACTTCTTCAATAAATGCTGATAAAAAGGCTGCACTTGGCCGTGGCAAAGCCTATATTCCATCAGCATCATCAGGAATAGTTATTGGCGGTGTTCTTGGGGTCCTACAAActctctttctcatttttacAGCTAAACCGATGTTGAATTACATGGGCGTTGATTCTGTGAGTACTTTCTGGACAAACCATGAAATGAATCACTTGGGCTGACTTAATAATGTGTCAGTGCTGTTTTTAGTCCCTAGAAAGTGACTCATCTTTGGTTTTATTCCTGACTTCCAAAACTATTAGTTTTCATCCCTATATGTTTAACAGAGTTTAGTCCTTAAAATCATGAGTTTTTGTCCTCTGCATTATTAGTTTCAGAGACTAAAGTTTGATTATTTCAAAACTATAGCGATGAAAACTTTAAGGTTTTAAAAGTAGGAGACTAAAACCAAAGATGACCCATTTTCCAAGAAGTAAAAACACCATTAAccctttaataattatttgaaggtaactttaattttttatttttggtttatagCTTTAGAAGACTTTAAATGACTGACATATTGTTTTTCATGCAGAATTCTCCTATGTTCAAACCAGCACAACAATACTTGACACTGAGATCATTCGGTGCACCAGCAGTTATTATTTCTATGGCAATTCAAGGAGTTT from the Vigna angularis cultivar LongXiaoDou No.4 chromosome 3, ASM1680809v1, whole genome shotgun sequence genome contains:
- the LOC108325446 gene encoding protein DETOXIFICATION 42 isoform X2, translated to MRENFHWLSVDQLLNSRRKVVNLCKRISLFERKSLSRIMSLLMLFSGIRNALTDDELGLEILHISLPTTLALAADPIASLIDTAFIGHIGPVELAAVGVSIAIFNQISKITIIPLVSVTTSLVAEEDAAEQSHQSEKEIMLQESVVNVKVDIEDKTGNTSSINADKKAALGRGKAYIPSASSGIVIGGVLGVLQTLFLIFTAKPMLNYMGVDSNSPMFKPAQQYLTLRSFGAPAVIISMAIQGVFRGIRDTKTPLYATVMGDATNILLDPLLMFVVRLGVSGAAIAHIFSQYLIAIMLLWSLMKQVVLLPPTMKDFQFGKILKNGFLLLVKVGAVTFCVTLSASLAARKGSTTMAAFQICLQIWMATSLLADGLAVAGQAIIASEFAKRDYKKVIESASRVLQLGLILGLVLSVLLMSLLPFGSKLFTNDRSVLQLISIGIPYVAATQPINALAFVFDGINYGASDFTYSAYSMDWYCIRTLELPY